A genomic window from Paraburkholderia phytofirmans OLGA172 includes:
- a CDS encoding MarR family winged helix-turn-helix transcriptional regulator, with translation MSSNDSQPTRPPSNPDALHATAEDLRVLVGKLRRRLREEAHVGDFTPSQVQVLGLLEREGPATVTTLARLQGMRPQSMGETLSVLKAAGLVSGTPDPNDGRQTVLSLTPAFRKKIKASRAAREDWLFRTIQTRFSAAEQKQLAIGVDLLKRLIDS, from the coding sequence ATGTCCAGCAACGACTCTCAGCCCACCCGCCCCCCTTCCAACCCGGACGCCCTGCACGCCACGGCGGAAGACCTGCGCGTACTCGTCGGCAAACTGCGCCGCCGGTTGCGCGAAGAAGCGCATGTGGGCGATTTCACACCGTCGCAGGTGCAGGTGCTCGGCCTGCTGGAACGCGAAGGTCCAGCAACGGTCACTACGCTCGCGCGCCTTCAGGGTATGCGACCGCAATCCATGGGCGAAACGCTTTCAGTTCTGAAAGCTGCCGGACTCGTGAGCGGTACTCCAGACCCTAACGACGGGCGGCAAACCGTTCTCTCCCTCACGCCCGCCTTCCGCAAGAAGATCAAGGCAAGCCGTGCGGCACGCGAAGACTGGCTATTCCGTACGATCCAGACCCGTTTCTCCGCCGCCGAACAGAAACAACTCGCGATTGGCGTCGACTTGCTCAAACGCCTCATCGACTCGTAA